A region of Malaciobacter marinus DNA encodes the following proteins:
- the rsmG gene encoding 16S rRNA (guanine(527)-N(7))-methyltransferase RsmG, whose protein sequence is MNNLKNSLKSNNLEFDDKFYERCNEFIKLLQKWGKVHNLSGSLHENDIIENIVDSVYPLSFINNFESFADIGTGAGYPGLLLAISKPNIKCYLIEPRIKRVAFLNFVKNSLGLQNVEVICKRVEEVKDIKVDLITSRAVTNTSLLLDLTINISKDNCSFLFYKGSMLEDEIKKAKLDNCTIISRKERNYLYLQK, encoded by the coding sequence ATGAATAATTTAAAAAATAGTTTAAAAAGTAATAATTTAGAATTTGATGATAAGTTTTATGAAAGATGCAATGAGTTTATTAAACTTCTTCAAAAGTGGGGTAAGGTCCATAATCTTAGTGGAAGTTTACATGAAAATGATATAATCGAAAATATAGTTGATTCTGTATATCCTTTATCTTTTATTAATAATTTTGAAAGTTTTGCTGATATTGGGACTGGGGCAGGGTATCCTGGTCTTTTACTTGCAATTTCAAAACCAAATATCAAATGTTACTTAATAGAACCAAGGATAAAAAGAGTTGCTTTTTTAAATTTTGTTAAAAATAGTTTAGGTTTACAAAATGTTGAAGTTATTTGTAAAAGAGTAGAAGAAGTAAAAGATATTAAAGTTGATTTAATAACATCTAGAGCTGTAACTAATACAAGTTTATTGTTAGATTTAACAATAAATATCTCTAAAGATAATTGTAGTTTTCTTTTTTATAAAGGTAGCATGTTAGAAGATGAGATAAAAAAAGCAAAATTAGATAATTGTACAATAATAAGTAGAAAAGAAAGAAATTATTTGTATTTGCAAAAATAA
- the glyS gene encoding glycine--tRNA ligase subunit beta, whose amino-acid sequence MNKPLLIEIGVEELPAIPFLKELANIEKKWSDILEKNKLLCGFDFFYTPRRLVLWHREFPVSQANSVVEQFGAPIKIAYKDNKPTNAAIGFAKKCGVEVEDLEQIDKGKGPVLYFKQEVIGKQSTTLLNEMVNEFINSLNFGKSMRWGSRTDSFIRPIRSLSILLENEIVEAELFGVKSSNFSFAHRMVSYEPFTYDFAGDYFCKLDKNGVILYPDERRKIILEQMKEIEVSNDVKIDIDADLLEEIVAITEYPTALIGKFDKEFLELPEEVIVTSMKEHQRYFAVYKNGELSNNFIVVSNSKTDDFSAIIAGNEKVLRPRLSDAMFFYKNDISNGLNNEGLKNLVFVEGLGSMYQKCEREAKIASYLANKFDETNKELLQKAVMLSKADLMSEMVYEFTELQGLMGYYYTKIANEDDLVCMALKEQYLPDGEDSNLPSSKFSAIVALSYKLDNLMGLFSVGKIPTGSKDPFGLRRAAAGIVKIAMEHKLAINLDEIITDLSSSYKGLDKSQLLDFFNERLFKIFEVNPSVLKAVLGSGEKNVYEISLKLCALNPIVQSDDFKEISTTFKRVANIIKDMDIDKTLEVKDSLLEDNEEKELYEAYKAVSSKQFDDYEIQLDELFGLKTQLDNFFDNVFVNHEDEAIKTNRKNLIALVYQAFKNIADIKEITI is encoded by the coding sequence ATGAATAAACCATTATTGATTGAGATTGGTGTTGAAGAATTACCAGCAATTCCATTTTTAAAAGAGTTAGCAAACATTGAAAAAAAATGGAGTGATATATTAGAAAAAAACAAATTATTATGTGGTTTTGATTTCTTTTATACACCAAGAAGATTGGTTTTATGGCACAGAGAGTTTCCTGTTTCTCAAGCTAATAGCGTGGTAGAACAGTTTGGTGCACCTATTAAAATTGCTTATAAAGATAATAAACCAACAAATGCAGCAATTGGCTTTGCTAAAAAGTGTGGTGTAGAAGTTGAAGATTTAGAGCAAATTGATAAAGGAAAAGGACCTGTTTTATATTTCAAACAAGAAGTAATAGGAAAGCAAAGCACTACTTTATTAAATGAAATGGTAAATGAATTTATTAACTCTTTAAATTTTGGTAAATCAATGAGATGGGGAAGTAGAACTGATAGTTTTATTAGACCTATTAGAAGCTTATCTATTCTTTTAGAAAATGAAATAGTTGAAGCAGAGTTATTTGGAGTAAAATCATCTAATTTTTCATTTGCCCATAGAATGGTTTCATATGAGCCATTTACATATGATTTTGCAGGAGATTATTTTTGTAAATTAGATAAAAATGGAGTTATTTTATATCCAGATGAAAGAAGAAAAATAATTTTAGAGCAAATGAAAGAGATAGAAGTTTCAAATGATGTGAAAATTGATATTGATGCAGATTTATTAGAAGAAATTGTTGCAATTACTGAATATCCCACAGCACTTATTGGAAAATTCGATAAAGAGTTTTTAGAACTGCCTGAAGAAGTTATTGTTACATCTATGAAAGAACATCAAAGATATTTTGCAGTTTATAAAAATGGAGAATTATCAAATAATTTCATTGTAGTATCAAACTCAAAAACAGATGATTTTAGTGCAATTATTGCTGGAAATGAAAAAGTATTAAGACCAAGATTATCGGATGCTATGTTTTTTTATAAAAATGATATTTCAAATGGTTTAAATAATGAGGGATTGAAAAATCTTGTTTTTGTTGAAGGTCTTGGATCTATGTATCAAAAATGCGAAAGAGAAGCAAAAATAGCTTCATATCTTGCAAATAAATTTGATGAAACAAATAAAGAACTACTTCAAAAAGCAGTTATGTTAAGCAAAGCTGATTTAATGTCTGAAATGGTTTATGAATTTACAGAATTACAGGGACTAATGGGATATTATTATACAAAAATTGCAAATGAAGATGATTTAGTTTGTATGGCATTAAAAGAGCAATATTTGCCAGATGGAGAAGACTCAAACCTGCCATCAAGTAAATTTTCTGCAATTGTTGCATTATCATACAAGCTTGATAACTTAATGGGCCTATTTAGCGTAGGTAAAATTCCAACTGGTTCAAAAGACCCATTTGGATTAAGACGTGCAGCTGCTGGTATAGTAAAAATTGCAATGGAACATAAACTAGCAATAAATTTAGATGAAATTATAACAGATTTATCAAGTAGTTATAAAGGCTTAGATAAATCACAACTTTTAGATTTTTTTAACGAAAGATTATTTAAAATTTTTGAAGTAAATCCATCTGTTTTAAAAGCTGTTTTAGGAAGTGGTGAAAAAAATGTGTATGAAATATCTTTAAAACTTTGTGCTTTAAATCCAATTGTTCAAAGTGATGATTTTAAAGAGATATCTACAACATTTAAAAGAGTTGCTAATATAATAAAAGATATGGATATAGACAAAACATTAGAAGTAAAAGATTCTTTATTAGAAGATAATGAAGAAAAAGAATTATATGAAGCATATAAAGCAGTAAGTTCAAAACAATTTGATGATTATGAAATTCAATTGGATGAATTATTTGGTTTAAAAACACAATTAGATAATTTCTTTGATAATGTATTTGTAAATCATGAAGATGAAGCTATAAAAACAAATAGAAAAAACTTAATTGCTTTAGTATATCAAGCTTTTAAAAATATTGCTGATATTAAAGAGATTACTATATAA
- a CDS encoding DUF4405 domain-containing protein produces MRKITSLSLGFSFLIMSYTGIILFVAPHGRVSRWLDWHLFGLDKVQYQELHNTSMITLLFFGILHIYYNWKPIVNYLKDSTKKISFTKKEFLIAFILNAFFVIGTLTHIQPFKGFLDLGETFKSSWSENITKTSSNNNTNVEVIAIKPPPQRLGRKTLQELSDMGNINLEYALKALKSKGINNINSNIKIKDIANELNIEKSDVYKLITE; encoded by the coding sequence ATGAGAAAAATAACATCATTAAGTTTAGGTTTTTCATTTTTAATAATGAGTTATACAGGTATTATTTTATTTGTTGCACCTCATGGTAGAGTTTCAAGGTGGTTAGACTGGCATCTTTTTGGTCTGGATAAAGTACAATATCAAGAATTACATAATACTTCCATGATTACATTATTATTTTTTGGAATATTGCATATTTATTATAACTGGAAACCTATTGTTAATTATTTAAAAGACTCTACTAAAAAAATATCTTTTACTAAAAAAGAGTTTCTAATAGCTTTTATATTAAATGCATTTTTTGTTATTGGTACATTAACACATATTCAACCTTTTAAAGGATTTCTAGATTTAGGAGAAACTTTTAAAAGTAGTTGGAGTGAAAATATTACAAAAACATCTTCTAATAACAATACTAATGTTGAAGTTATAGCTATTAAACCACCACCTCAAAGATTAGGAAGAAAAACTTTACAAGAGTTAAGTGATATGGGAAATATAAACTTAGAGTATGCATTAAAAGCTTTAAAATCAAAAGGTATAAATAATATTAATTCAAATATTAAAATAAAAGATATAGCAAATGAATTAAATATAGAAAAGAGTGATGTTTATAAACTTATTACAGAATAG
- the ribA gene encoding GTP cyclohydrolase II encodes MNIQQSNIANLPTKYGKFRIKAYKDNNQEHLAIMSLDFEQIEVPYVRIHSECLTGDTLGSLKCDCQNQLELALKFISKEGGLIIYHRQEGRNIGLLNKVNAYALQDQGRNTIEANLELGFKEDERDYKVIKYIFDDLKINKLKLITNNPKKIDYVKSLNVELIERIPSITKVNKYNKYYLNTKKDKMGHLL; translated from the coding sequence ATGAATATACAACAATCAAATATTGCTAACCTACCTACAAAATATGGAAAATTTAGAATAAAAGCTTATAAAGATAATAATCAAGAGCATTTAGCCATTATGTCATTAGATTTTGAACAAATAGAAGTTCCTTATGTAAGAATTCATTCTGAATGTCTTACAGGCGATACATTAGGAAGTTTAAAATGTGATTGTCAAAATCAGCTTGAATTGGCACTAAAGTTCATATCAAAAGAGGGTGGTTTGATAATATATCACCGGCAAGAAGGAAGAAATATAGGTTTATTAAATAAGGTTAATGCCTATGCTTTGCAAGATCAAGGAAGAAATACTATTGAAGCAAACTTGGAACTTGGATTTAAAGAAGATGAAAGAGATTATAAAGTTATAAAATATATTTTTGATGATTTAAAGATAAACAAATTAAAATTAATTACAAATAATCCTAAAAAAATCGATTATGTAAAATCTTTAAATGTTGAATTAATAGAAAGAATTCCTTCAATTACAAAAGTAAATAAGTATAATAAATACTATTTAAATACAAAAAAAGATAAAATGGGGCACCTTTTATAA
- a CDS encoding PP0621 family protein encodes MIFKILAVVIVLFLVYIIFFKKDREGVIKTNKKKENIEDVMVECPSCGTYVSKKEGILSNGKYFCSKECLNS; translated from the coding sequence ATGATATTTAAAATATTAGCAGTTGTAATAGTTTTATTTTTAGTTTATATAATCTTTTTTAAAAAAGATAGAGAAGGTGTTATAAAAACTAACAAAAAAAAAGAAAATATTGAAGATGTTATGGTTGAGTGCCCAAGTTGTGGAACTTATGTTTCTAAAAAAGAGGGTATTTTAAGTAATGGAAAATATTTTTGTTCAAAAGAGTGCTTAAATAGTTAA